The proteins below come from a single Ruegeria sp. THAF33 genomic window:
- a CDS encoding aspartate kinase, with amino-acid sequence MPVLVMKFGGTSVANLDRIRRAAKRIGVEVAKGYDVIVIVSAMSGKTNELVGWVNETSPLFDAREYDAVVSSGENVTAGLMALTLQEMDIPARSWQGWQVPLLTTSAHSQARIEEIPTENLNQKFSEGMRVAVVAGFQGISPEGRITTLGRGGSDTTAVAFAAAFDAERCDIYTDVDGVYTTDPRICEKARKLDRISFEEMLELASLGAKVLQTRSVELAMRYKVKLRVLSSFEEQSDEAGTLVCDEEDIMESNVVAGVAYSRDEAKMTVVSVADRPGIATTIFSALSEEGVNVDMIVQNISDEGRTDMTFSCPTDQVARAEKALLAIKEKGELNYAELVADTDVCKVSVVGIGMRSQSGVAAKMFKVLSDEGINIKVITTSEIKISVLVDRKYMELAVQALHDAFELDKAA; translated from the coding sequence ACTCGTAATGAAATTCGGCGGCACATCGGTCGCCAATCTGGACCGCATCCGCCGCGCCGCCAAACGTATCGGCGTTGAAGTTGCCAAGGGCTATGACGTGATCGTCATCGTCTCGGCCATGTCGGGCAAGACCAACGAGCTTGTGGGCTGGGTGAACGAAACGTCGCCTCTGTTCGACGCCAGGGAATACGATGCCGTCGTGTCCTCGGGCGAGAACGTAACCGCTGGCCTGATGGCCCTGACCTTGCAGGAAATGGACATCCCCGCGCGCAGCTGGCAGGGCTGGCAGGTGCCGCTGCTGACCACCAGCGCGCACAGTCAGGCGCGGATCGAGGAAATTCCGACAGAGAACCTGAACCAGAAATTCAGCGAAGGTATGCGTGTTGCCGTGGTTGCCGGGTTCCAGGGCATCAGCCCGGAAGGCCGGATCACGACATTGGGCCGGGGTGGGTCGGATACAACGGCGGTTGCCTTTGCGGCAGCCTTCGACGCCGAACGCTGCGATATCTATACGGACGTTGATGGCGTCTATACCACCGATCCGCGCATCTGCGAAAAGGCACGTAAGCTGGACCGCATCTCGTTCGAAGAAATGCTGGAACTGGCGTCGCTTGGTGCCAAGGTTCTGCAAACCCGCTCGGTCGAACTTGCGATGCGATACAAAGTGAAACTGCGCGTTCTCTCAAGCTTTGAAGAACAATCCGATGAGGCCGGCACGCTGGTCTGCGACGAGGAGGATATTATGGAATCCAATGTTGTGGCCGGTGTGGCCTATTCCCGCGACGAAGCCAAGATGACCGTTGTTTCCGTGGCCGACCGACCGGGCATCGCCACGACCATTTTCTCGGCGCTCAGCGAAGAGGGGGTGAATGTCGACATGATCGTCCAGAACATCTCGGACGAGGGGCGTACGGACATGACCTTTTCCTGTCCCACCGATCAGGTGGCCCGCGCCGAAAAAGCGCTGCTGGCGATCAAGGAAAAGGGCGAGCTGAACTATGCCGAACTGGTTGCAGATACTGATGTCTGCAAGGTCTCGGTTGTGGGTATCGGGATGCGCTCGCAATCGGGCGTGGCGGCCAAGATGTTCAAGGTGCTCTCGGATGAGGGGATCAACATCAAGGTCATTACAACCTCCGAGATCAAAATTTCCGTGCTTGTCGACAGGAAATACATGGAACTTGCTGTTCAGGCACTGCATGATGCCTTTGAACTGGACAAGGCGGCCTGA